Proteins encoded together in one Argiope bruennichi chromosome 1, qqArgBrue1.1, whole genome shotgun sequence window:
- the LOC129972402 gene encoding zinc finger protein 37-like: protein MKDLLLKVHLRVHTKEQPYVCEVCGKKFTYSKSLRDHLRTYTEEKPRKAYMKKHLLIHTKEKPYCCEICGKKFTQKGHLKRYLRTHTKVCGHTKNLRL, encoded by the exons ATGAAAGATCTCCT CTTAAAAGTACATTTACGCGTTCATACAAAAGAACAACCTTATGTTTGTGAAGTCTGTGGAAAAAAATTCACGTATTCAAAGAGTTTGAGAGATCATTTACGTACGTATACAGAAGAAAAACCACGT AAAGCTTATATGAAAAAACATTTACtcattcatacaaaagaaaaaccttattgttgtgaaatatgtGGCAAGAAATTCACTCAAAAAGGCCATCTCAAAAGGTATTTACGTACGCATACAAAAGTCTGCGGCCATACAAAAAACTTACGTCTGTGA